In Bactrocera neohumeralis isolate Rockhampton unplaced genomic scaffold, APGP_CSIRO_Bneo_wtdbg2-racon-allhic-juicebox.fasta_v2 ctg1406, whole genome shotgun sequence, the genomic stretch ctaaaatatttatattatattatgtatatttgtatacatacatatttgcaaattacttaccaaaagatgaaattcaattgtttaaatacattaaaaatattaatttcaaaaaaagatacgcaaatgcaactatgtactacgaaagaaagaacacggataccgaaaaacgtcgcagcgaactgttacgaataagaacacaaagcgagttgctggaAACTCGGtgcgattctcctctcctcgtcgccccctcgcccataaaccaagagttgccgcaacaaaagttgcttcgtgtaGTAGGCGagttattgaacaacctggtattttatacgcttttcGTCGTTTCCTTTGAGATGCGAGcgacaaactttgtggcaaactccctgttcagggtattcAGAAAGATGATACCTTAAATGCAGGAATTAAATACCCACGTTATTAGTTTTACGCGTACAACTCCTTTCTGGATTGATGACCTTCTACCGCACTTCAGAGATATGAGTTTAGTCGGTACAACACTGGTATATTCTTAGTTAAAACGCGTAATAAAAAAAGACGCATTCAATGTCTTTGCCGTTTCATCGCCGGTGTTAATTATAAGAAGAGAAATGCAGAAAGCTTTTGCATTATCCAGTATATTACTATCGTTCCTGTACTTGGAGCGTAAGTTATCttgttctattaattttttactttaatcaaatttcttcttcttcttaattggtgtaAACACCGCttccgcgattatagccgagttcacaacagcgcgccagtcgtttcttcttttcgctacgtggcgccaattggatattccaagtgaagtcaggtccttctccacttggtccttccaacggagtggaggccttcctcttcctcttcttcccccggcgggtactgcgtcgaatactttcagagctggagtgttttcatccatccggacaacatgacctagccagcgtagccgctgtcttttaattcgctgaactatgtcaatgtcgtcatatatctcgtacagctcatcgttccatcgaatgcgatattcgccgtggccaatgcgcaaaggaccataaatctttcgcagaatttttctctcgaaaactcgtaacgtcgactcatcggttgttgccatcgcccaagcctctgcaccatacagcacgacgggaattatgagcgacttataaagtttagcatttgttcgtcgagagaggactttacttttcaattgcctactcaattcgaagtagcacctgttggcaagagcaatcctgcgttggatttcgaggctgacattgttggtggtgttaatgctggttcctaaatagatgaaattatctacaacttcaaagttatgactgtcaacagtgacgtgagagccaagtcgcgagtgcgacgactatgaTATctatatcatcggcatacgccagcagttgtacactcttatagaagatggtaccttctctatttagttctgcagctcgaactattttctccagaagcaggttgaagaagtcgcacgatagggagtcgccttgtctgaaacctcgtttggtattgaacggctcggagaggtaattcccgatcctgacggagcttttggtgttactcaacgtcagtttacacagccgtattagttttgcggggataccaaattcagacatcgcggcataaaggcagctccttttcgtgctgtcgaaagcagctttgaaatcgacgaagaggtggtgtgtgtcgattcttctttcgcgtgtcttttccaagatttggcgcatggtgaatatctggtcggttgttgatttgccaggtctgaagccacactgataaggtccaatcagtttgttgacggtgggctttaatctttcacataatacgctcgaaagaaccttatatgcgatgttgaggaggctaatcccacggtagttggcgcagattgtggggtctccttttttatggattgggcatagcacacttaaattccaatcgttgggcatgctttcgtccgaccatattttacaaagaagctgatgcatgcttcttatcagttctccgccgccgtgtttgaatagctcggccggcaatccgtcggcccctgccgctttgttgttcttcaggcgggcaattgctattcgaacttattcatggtcgggcaatggaacgtctgttccatcgtcatcgattggggattAATCAAATTTGGCAACAACTTTTTCACTCAAACTTTTTTGACTCAAAAAATCTTCGACGTTCGAGATatcccaaaaattaataaacacaaTCGTTCGGGTGGTTTTTAGTGCTGGCAATCCCACTTTTCCATTAGCACAACACATCCCGACCGTTTCATTATTTGTGCGCGTTCATCTACGGTCTGTGATCGTCTTAGTAATGCCACTCCATTTGCATTACGCGTTCCCCGATCTATGTTTGCTCGTCTAGCTCGTGGCAATTTTCATTcatattaaaaagaataaataacattaaaaacaaattgcatctattacaaaaaaataaaactcctGTACGCACTCaatatactttttcaaataaagaaacaaacatgcatacatgtatTTCAATTCAACTGTTCCATtgacaatttaattgaaataaagccTTAAACTATATGAAAAAACTTAGAAAagtacacgcacacatacacatagtataattttgaacattttaagaCTCACCGGTTGTATGAACGCACGCAACaatatgtttacaaatataaaCACAAAGCAATAATTATCGCTGACAGTTTGCTTTAATCGAAGTACGTCCGAAATGAAATGACCTCATGAATGACATAAGAACATAACAATTGGCAGCACAAttcccatttaaaaaaaattaatttgacacAAAAATCcccattaatatttattgaaatcaatTGTTACAAAAAATTCCGGACAAAGCCTACGTATTTAGTTTGGATAGGTGAGCCCGTTCTTAAGTTATTACAACGAAAAGTGgttttactttatatatttgtagATATAGTATCTATATTGAACTCATTTGTTAgaataaatgtgaaaaagtgtagttatatatatatataggtagaTATATGGGTGTTTGGAAACAATTTAGTGAAATGTTAGTGTATACTaacaaatattcatttaaatctaaaaattaaGTACCTCTATTTACTTTTGTAGTTTATGGTAGTGTGTCTGCAAGGCTCTACGTAACTAAAAAAACTGAATGCcagcaaaaaataatcaaaattttcagCTATGAACACACCATCAAAGACAGCAATCAAACTAAATACTAATGAAGCCAAAACGTTAGAGTCGTTTGAGATAATATCACCATCTGTTGAGACATCTTCTAGTACAGTAAAAATTGAGTCCATTACGGCACATATTTCTTCCAAATCCTCTTCGCCATTCAATGCTTTAGGATTTAAGGATTCCTCAAGACTATCGCCGTTATCTGAAGCAACCGTTACTAGTTACGCCGGTGATTTAAAgacaaaaagtttattaaagtCTCCAACATCATCCGGAACAAGATCACCAATTGATAGTCCTTTACTTCCATTTTTAAATGATACATATCACCATAATAAGCAACAGATtcaacaaagagatattgttttaaataaccGTTTCGAGAATATGCTATCATCATCGAGCAATAACAATCAGCAGACACCTCCAACTACTACTACAGGAGGAGTGCTACTTGCCAGCAATGCATCATCACCCACTAacagtattaaaaatattaaatgtgaaCCTTTTTCTACACTGTCGCCGCTTAATGGTAAGTTTCATTTTGAAGTAAACTTCATTATGTACATTAATCGTTAAGTGTTTGCATTTCAAAAGCTACatcttttttagtattttgtaattttatatcaCCCTAGCGCTGAACGAGTAAGAATTCCCAAATATGTCGTTTTGACCACAATTTAACATTATATATAACTGGTTTCTTTACGATActtcttatataaatttttgcggAAACGCATTAGACTCCCACAATTCTTTTTCGAGCTGCGTTGGCTTTATTTGCATCTCAGTGATTCCCCAAATAGAATCaagataattaaaaacatatgtttaCTCCTTATATAGTATTTTTCTATCTAAACAATTCCTTTGAatattgtaccgttgccttgggAAAGGGAagattacatttaaaaaaaactttatttggaTCGTTCAGTATACTAATCCAAGCCGAATTTCCTGCAGgtatctttatataaaaaagttttccatatataGGGTTTTGATCGtacagtttgtgtggcagctatgtGCTGTCGTGGTCTGATCTAGgcaatttcgacaaatgagcagcttcttgcagAGAAAAGAGCAAACTTTAAAATCCGATATGTCAAAACAATGTCGCAACTGAATTGGTGAGATTAGATCGAGGGATTTTTACAACATTACAACTCCAAAATTCGCATTAACATTTGTACTTACTATAATACTAGTTGGTAGGATTCGATAATAGACACAAAATGACTACAGACTCAATTGCTTGCGATAGGTGGACGATATTCATgcgaaaagtaaaatttggtaTTCTGTAGTCGAACAACACCCATGGTTAATGCTTTTATGACACATgtaaagtattttaattaaaaccaaTGATGCATAAGCATAACATTCGAAGAACTTTGTATACAATTTTCACgaggaaatattaaaactaaccGCAATGGCAATcttggttttaaataaaaaatgcaagggatgtttttgaaaaactttcaaacatttttaacacTAAAAGATctggttaattaattaatggtTTTCGTTATTCTAGCACACTTTATGTTGAATATCTCAGAGTCAGAGCGACTTACATATCTTTATAAAGTTTCTTGGAAATACACGAGTATACAAGTACTTTTGTAATGCCAAAAGTTAATGCAATCCCTCTGACCTTCCTTTAAATACTTGTAtagatatattgtatattgattTCCGACTGACTTTTGAGCTAATCTTAAACTGCTTATGTTACTCGAAATTTGtgatattctaattaaattaggTGAACCAGTATTCTTAACTATAATGTGGTTTAGCGTTGAACATCATCTTATGtctcttatatatttttcagaagGGTAGAatatgttttactttttttctggTTAGAAAGCAACGTTCcgagaaaagaagaaactaacctgaaaaaatgttaagaaaagAATTAGCAAATTTACTAACAGAAGCATGGCGCAGCATTGTATTAGGAAATAAACTTCTAGAAGTTagttaataatatatagtaagtaAATAAGATTCCAAATTTGATTTTTAGGGCGCGCTTTAGTGTcagatttcaaaaaattcgtttaaaagCGTCTACCTACAGATTGTCAACTCGCCACTATtcttcgaaattacttcaggaatgttttctacCTCTGCAACAACAGTCAGGGGtattgtggaatccaagacagaattgcttagctgtcagatttgcaaaccaattctgattttcaatggtgtcacagaatcagattggattttcgtcttttcgaacatacacaaaaccaatattcgaatcagctgtttactaatgtgtgacaaaacttgcaaatgaattcTTTGGAAGCAATCcgataaaagtttttaatgagttcagAATTAAAGGAAGAGATAATATTTATGGAATGAATAtagacgcatttgggtgttaagtTACGTTTAATACGTTTTATAAATCTTCTTTAAGggaggaatttttttttgcttaaatctctataaaaattatctaagaatatgccCCCCATGTTATGgatgggaatttgaaatattgtcgaagctagaagggaaatagtgaccgagcactggtagatatgtatgtatatacatatatgagcgcttgggcagaaagcgaaaactttgacgcgcgatttctcggttttcattcttatgattttttttaattggcagacaggatagaaaaaacttaacgtatggaattggggcaaagtttattatctttggcattaaattatcttctatttaaacaaaaaaagctaagaaaagttaagtttgaacatacatatatatgtatgtaaaatttttttggtcaaaaaccacttgtttcttcaaattttaaaattttttagaatcttacatttattttttgaaattttcctagtttaatttcaacaaagttattaacaaatataaatctctttgaattttttgtttccgatagaaattgcgatactgcccgccgtccgacaaatgcacatgcgagatgcattgGACAATTGCtttccaaaggcagaatatcaaagaattcgtatccaaaaaattttcagatgatttttaaatatacacattatttctttccctcaataattaagacatttcgtgttttattcttatgttttcttcctatggaaataaagataaattaattcgtaacaataaaataacatgaAGTTAggaaacttacatttcaaatctgtgtgcgaatatcttcttgctttgtttctgacagcaaaaccaataaaattggtttccgtgacacccaaaaccggtacaaattttgtttcgaatatcaaaccaataatgtctgaattcatgacacctactgctttttttgatccgacaactatcagattccacaacaccccttaATATCTtctaattgatatttttttgtattgggTTTTATCTGCAATATAGGATAGCCTTTGCTTAAGGCCTTCGTAGATCGCGTGTAATacgaaaaacaaatatttttttcctatcAAATTTTAGAgtgcattttaattttctatttgcaGACAGCGTTAATAGTAAGAATATGTTAGACGAAAcgcataataacaacaacttaaATGGGGCTAGTACTAATGCAATAGATACTGCTGTTAAGCGCGATAGAGATTGTCCCACGACATCCACTACCACATCTACATCAATTGTGCGTCAAAATTCCAATAGTACCATTAAGTCGTGTCCTAACACAGTGAATGCTTCCTCACCAAACAATGGTAGTGATCATTCGAATAGTAGTAGTAACATTTCATCAAATCTGTCACAAGCTAAAGAAAGTAATGCAGATATTCTTCAGGATCTTAACAAACCAGAGAAATGTgataataaaaagaagtcaaaaATGAATAATTTAGCTACTGTGAAAGAAGATGATGGTGCGTAATTATATTATAACAATTCGTTTCTTATTATTAGtaatgttaataattttagGTGTAAAGTCTTCTGtggaaaaaaatgttctcaCGGGATCTTCAACGAAAAATGTTTTGTGCACAACAACGGCAATATTGTCTTCTGCAAAAGAAGAAACAATTGGTATGAATAATttaatgaacgtaaagaaagaAGAGGGAATTGTTTCACCAGACATATCTCCGGCTGGTTTTGGTTCGATTGCCAACTTGTCGGGTAGTAACACAGTGGATGTCAGATCCTGCACACCAGGTAATATACTTCCGTAAAGATTTATCATATCGATTcgcttatatatttttattttcttcctgAACTCTTGCATTGTGTTTTTTGACATGTTTAGTAAAACAAGAAGATGTAGCCAACACGAAGACGGTTACTAATTGTAACAATAACAGCACGAATTCTAATAACCACGAAAAAATAGTTTCTATATTGGGTTCTATGAATAATGGATCTAGCGGATGTGcagaaaattcactttctgtatCTGATACTACTACCTCCCTTGTTAACACATCGACAGACTCTTGCGTTGGCGGGTCACATCATTCGTCaggaaatgtaataaatagtAACCATATTAATAGTGGATCAATTTCAAATTGTATGGAGTATATGCAGCAACAAAatcatatatttgtgttttcaaCCCAGTTGGCAAATAAGGGTGCTGAATCTGTTTTGAGTGGTCAGTTTCCAACAATAATAGCATACCATTGCACACAACCAGCAACAAAGGATTTTCTTGAAGACTTCTTTATAAAAAATCCTTTGAAAATGTCTAAATTGCAGCGCCAAAATTTGTGCAACATAACAGTAGGTTCCGGTCAACAATGGGTTGGAGGATGCAATGCACTACCAAAACTGACTCAAAAATccaatgtcaataaaataaatttttcggcTATGGCCGGCAATTTGGAAAGCAAACTATCTCTTCGACAGTCCAATATTCCTAATTTTAATGAAGTCTCGGAAAATTTAAATAGTAATGAAAACGAAATAATGTGTTGGGAGCAGGGGAGAAATAATATGGAAGGATCAGCTAACGACGGTCATACAGCTTTAAAAATGACAAATGGCGTCGATGGAGTCGTAGATGGCGGTCCTCATGCTGTTAGTAAATCCCTTGCTGCCACCGAAGGAGTGAATGTGAATAACGATAATAGTACGCCTTCACTGCAAGGAATTAAAGTACCCGATGAAAATTTAACACCACAACAACGTCAGCATCGCGAAGAACAATTAGCCAAACTAAAGCAAATAGATAAATTTTTGTCTAACCCTCTTCAAGGAGCAGGTCAACTGGGAAAATTGAACTCAGATGGTGTACCAGCTAATATTCCCGGCCTAATGCTCAATTTACCTAATACAGTTGGTATTGGACCACAAATAACTAACCAACTCAATCCTAACGTTCGACATATGCCGTCAAATGTAATGAACGCAAACAATCACAATATATGCAATCCCGAAAATATGCCAGCAGCATTAGGTGATGGGAACATTCCTCCACCAGACATTCTCAGTACCCATGAGATAAATAATTTGACAAATAAATCAATGCACATGAACAATCAATCGAGTATGCAATGTGGACGTAATGGAATTGTTGGTATCGTCCCTCCTAGTGTTAGTGTAAGCAATATGACCAGAAGTTCATTACCTTGTCACACCGGAGGAAATAATACGGGAAATTGCGTGGTAAATAGTAACATCACTGGTGCTGGTGGACTTATGCCGAATTCacctgaaattataaataattttattggagAAGGCAATTTAAATAGCAATTCTGTCAAAATAATTGGGCCAATTGGATTGGGTTCTCAGGAAATGGCTCAGGCAGGTATGGCACAGATGGAGTGGTCCAAATTACAAcatcaattttttgaagaacGTATTAAAGGTAACAAGGGTCAGGGACAAAACGATGTCGGATGTATGCCAACATCACTTTGTCGTTCAAATTCTGCAAGCATGCGACCAAATATAAGCGGATCTGGTGCACAAACTGTAACTGCAAGCAGCTGTCAAAGCATTCGTTCAACACAAGGCCCACCCCCACCATATCATCCTACACAGCGTTCGGCGTCGGTACCCATTGCAACACAGTCTCCAAATCCAGCTAGTCCTAATAACCCGACGTCAAATTTATCGTTACCGTCACCTCGAACAACAGGGGCATTAGGAATAACGGCAAACTCACCAAATATGGACGTGCATGCGCCTACTATGCCAACAACACTGGCAGTAACGGCAACAACTTCAACAGTCAGTACagcaatttcaaattcaaacgGTCAAAGTAAGAATAATTTCCCATCTGAAGGTTCGCCAACAAGCAGTGGCACTAATAACAGTACTACAAATACAATTGTGAATAGAAATCGCAATAATCAAATGAACCAATTCAATAGTAATCCCAGTACTCCATTATCACACTTGTCACCTAAAGATCTGGATTCGTTTCATACAAATGTACAAGCAGGTATATATAAACAactttgaataaatataaatagcttatatttttatacgttttaaCAGGCGATTTAAAAAGTGCGCGTCCTAGTCCACAAAGGTCACGGACTCCTTTGATAGGATCAAATAATGGTAATATTGCTGATGCTGGAAATATCGACGGTCGTTTCCTTTCAGCCAGCCCAGGCTTAAATTTTCCGCAACCTATGCCCACCGCGACAAGCTCTAATAGTGGTGTCAACAGCTATAAAGGACCGGGCCAAATTGAAGTATAATCAATTAACAACCGtgccaaattatttattttaattgattacCTTGTATTTTAGCGCCAAAATTCAGCTCCAGTTCCTTCACAGTTCAGTCGTCGCACTGACAACCTCCCTTTAAATCCTAATAGTAACCGGCCGACACAGAGTAAATTAAATCATTCTTTTGATCCAATATCGTCATTAGCTCAGATGTCTCAGCAGCTTACAAGTTGCGTGTCACTTAATGCGGGAAATGGCGGAGGGGTCGGAAATATGGGCGTCATTGCAGTGAATGATGTAAACGTTCCGAATAATATAAACCAAAATTTAGAAACCATGATGGCTTCAATTGATACGGGATTAGATCACTGTAATGCTGGCTCATCCGGTAATATGGGAATGTCCCCTCATATAAGTGGTCCCGTACCGTTTATGTCTAATAACTGTCATATTAATTCTATGCTGGGTTCTATGGGACAACGTTTACTTAATCCAAAAATGTGCGGAAGTTTTAATCCAGCCAACGGTGGAATAGGACGAGACGCACCAAGTGGATTGCATGGAGTAATACCCAATCATCGAATGATGAGTCGTATGCCCatgaattttagtaattttaatgTTTCATCCAATATACAAGTTAAGGCCAGTACGCCGAATACCATACAGTATATGCCAATACGCGctcaaaacaataataatagtaatatacGTGTTCCACCGAGTCTGGAATTCTTGCGTTACGCAAACCCACAAATGGCCGGTGCTGGTAATATGATGGATAATGGTCACATTGGTCAAGGAAATGCGGGTGCATCATCCGAACaaggtaaaataaataattgcaacaaTGGACCAGCAGGTGCGGGAAATACGAGTATgaacttttttggaaattgcATGGAACAAGAAGACATGTCTGGGGGAAATATTATGTCAAGTCATGAAATGAACATGAGCCCTCATTCTTCAATGATACGTGGCATGCGACCTATCAGACAACATATGGGGCATT encodes the following:
- the LOC126766492 gene encoding protein BCL9 homolog, producing the protein MNTPSKTAIKLNTNEAKTLESFEIISPSVETSSSTVKIESITAHISSKSSSPFNALGFKDSSRLSPLSEATVTSYAGDLKTKSLLKSPTSSGTRSPIDSPLLPFLNDTYHHNKQQIQQRDIVLNNRFENMLSSSSNNNQQTPPTTTTGGVLLASNASSPTNSIKNIKCEPFSTLSPLNDSVNSKNMLDETHNNNNLNGASTNAIDTAVKRDRDCPTTSTTTSTSIVRQNSNSTIKSCPNTVNASSPNNGSDHSNSSSNISSNLSQAKESNADILQDLNKPEKCDNKKKSKMNNLATVKEDDGVKSSVEKNVLTGSSTKNVLCTTTAILSSAKEETIGMNNLMNVKKEEGIVSPDISPAGFGSIANLSGSNTVDVRSCTPVKQEDVANTKTVTNCNNNSTNSNNHEKIVSILGSMNNGSSGCAENSLSVSDTTTSLVNTSTDSCVGGSHHSSGNVINSNHINSGSISNCMEYMQQQNHIFVFSTQLANKGAESVLSGQFPTIIAYHCTQPATKDFLEDFFIKNPLKMSKLQRQNLCNITVGSGQQWVGGCNALPKLTQKSNVNKINFSAMAGNLESKLSLRQSNIPNFNEVSENLNSNENEIMCWEQGRNNMEGSANDGHTALKMTNGVDGVVDGGPHAVSKSLAATEGVNVNNDNSTPSLQGIKVPDENLTPQQRQHREEQLAKLKQIDKFLSNPLQGAGQLGKLNSDGVPANIPGLMLNLPNTVGIGPQITNQLNPNVRHMPSNVMNANNHNICNPENMPAALGDGNIPPPDILSTHEINNLTNKSMHMNNQSSMQCGRNGIVGIVPPSVSVSNMTRSSLPCHTGGNNTGNCVVNSNITGAGGLMPNSPEIINNFIGEGNLNSNSVKIIGPIGLGSQEMAQAGMAQMEWSKLQHQFFEERIKGNKGQGQNDVGCMPTSLCRSNSASMRPNISGSGAQTVTASSCQSIRSTQGPPPPYHPTQRSASVPIATQSPNPASPNNPTSNLSLPSPRTTGALGITANSPNMDVHAPTMPTTLAVTATTSTVSTAISNSNGQSKNNFPSEGSPTSSGTNNSTTNTIVNRNRNNQMNQFNSNPSTPLSHLSPKDLDSFHTNVQAGDLKSARPSPQRSRTPLIGSNNGNIADAGNIDGRFLSASPGLNFPQPMPTATSSNSGVNSYKGPGQIERQNSAPVPSQFSRRTDNLPLNPNSNRPTQSKLNHSFDPISSLAQMSQQLTSCVSLNAGNGGGVGNMGVIAVNDVNVPNNINQNLETMMASIDTGLDHCNAGSSGNMGMSPHISGPVPFMSNNCHINSMLGSMGQRLLNPKMCGSFNPANGGIGRDAPSGLHGVIPNHRMMSRMPMNFSNFNVSSNIQVKASTPNTIQYMPIRAQNNNNSNIRVPPSLEFLRYANPQMAGAGNMMDNGHIGQGNAGASSEQGKINNCNNGPAGAGNTSMNFFGNCMEQEDMSGGNIMSSHEMNMSPHSSMIRGMRPIRQHMGHSGSQIIPAPRMQAPGVAIMPGHFPNGPQDPMECVDNSMFIGNNANGNVPVQGSTPGVSGVSGQGPMYPGGNSQQKSGKTMSANIICQNMNISNISNNGQISANANLLPNEHNSSMQSPANGPIMIGNNSNMLSNAIQVGNSTPPVGCAANGGNGPVDVGNVGYKPFVGPASNDLKYAQQYHSFQQQLYATSTRSQQNTGNTNIGSNVSANPSYFVNK